GTCCAGTCAGTTAGTTTTTACTTCAATACCAGTTTTCAGTGATCAAAAAAGCACACacgataaaaaacaaaaattaccatAGAAAACGGATTAGCTATGATCATTCTATTTTTTACAGTCATTTTCCTAGACCAACGCTAAGTCAAAAGCGCTTCACACATTGAAATCAAATATTAGTTACTCAGTACAAAGTTTTTCATAAATctttgaaactgaaataaaactgcaTTTGTGCTAACAGATAATATGAGCTGATAGATATCTGAGCGCATTACCACAACTTCGGCGCGGAATTACGCAGCGTTAAACATAACCTTGCAGCCTTATTGACTACTTTAACTGCATGCTTTTCTTCTGAAGTTCTTCCCAGCTGTGATGCACTTTTGTTATCTGGCTACACACTTAGTGGTATTTACCGTATCGATCCCTTGGATGGAAATGGAGGATTTGGAGTGAACTGCGACAACGAGAACGGCGGAGGAGGTTGGTCGATAATTCTAAGACGATATGATGGTTCCTTAGATTTCGATCGCGGGTGGTCTGCCTACGTGGAAGGCTTAGGAGATCTAACAGGAGAGTTTTGGTTAGGCTTGGAGAAAATGTATAGACTCACTGGTGGCTCGTACTTCAACTTGAGATTCGATCTCGAATCCTCGAATGGAATCAAGAAGTACGCAGAGTACGAAGGATGTCTACTGGACAAGGACCGAAAATATAAGATAACTGTTGGAAGTTATTCAGGTGAGAAATGACACAAGGGATGAAATTTATGGCGGCTGCCAAAACGCGAGAAATACGAGATATTTAAACTGAGGCTaagcttttaacttttttgaCACCATCATTGTTGTGTTCAGCATACATCtagcagatttttttctttatagtaGAGAGTTTCTGGCATCAATTTAGTCATAGTTTTCTAACATTTGACTGTAAAGAATCTCGtttgaaaatattcatttctcatTGCCCGAccgaaccttttttttttttttttccttttttgtttataaaaatttaaaaaaagggaagacaAGTGTGATTCACTACCTAGAGTATAATTAAACCTGGATGTTTACAGAAAAAACCTTAATGTAGACCTGGGATATAAGAAGACTCCTGCAGGAGGTCAAAAGTGACATGCAAATAACTAAGGAAAAATTGATCAAAGCAGTCGgcttagaaaaattttttacccAAACAAAatagatcaatatcagtatctgggcaactgcccacctacccctctcctaacccaacattaaccttaacttgttgtcacTTGACTGTTATTgagtcaggggaggggtaggtgggcagttgctcagacactgatattgatccaaccAAATTACCCCATCCCCACCCCCACCTCCTTGGTTgattttggtctttttttccACCTTTTGAACGACTGACCCAGCCACATCCACGAAAGGGAAAGCGACGGAGTCGTAACAATTTATGGGAATGGCCATAATAgatttgctttttccttttgcagGCAATGCGGGAGACTCGTTTTCGTATCACAGTGGGATGAAATTCTCCACTAAAAATAAAGACTATGATCAATCCAGCTTGAAGTGCGCTCAAGTTGCCGGTGGCGGATGGTGGTTTAATAACTGTCAACGCGCATGCCTCACAGGAAGTTACGAGAATGGCACGCACAGTTCTCAAGGAATTGTGGGCATTCAATGGCAGGCGTGGACTGGGGCTAACTACTCTTTGTCCAAAGttgagatgaaaataaaaccagCTTAACTTGTGACTACAGTCGACTTGAAGACCAAAATAAAAGGAGCAATTTTCTGTCCCAGAGAGGAGTTGCGGCTCGC
The sequence above is a segment of the Pocillopora verrucosa isolate sample1 chromosome 13, ASM3666991v2, whole genome shotgun sequence genome. Coding sequences within it:
- the LOC136277810 gene encoding fibrinogen C domain-containing protein 1-like translates to MAGHYYGYEKILPSCDALLLSGYTLSGIYRIDPLDGNGGFGVNCDNENGGGGWSIILRRYDGSLDFDRGWSAYVEGLGDLTGEFWLGLEKMYRLTGGSYFNLRFDLESSNGIKKYAEYEGCLLDKDRKYKITVGSYSGNAGDSFSYHSGMKFSTKNKDYDQSSLKCAQVAGGGWWFNNCQRACLTGSYENGTHSSQGIVGIQWQAWTGANYSLSKVEMKIKPA